In the Zetaproteobacteria bacterium genome, one interval contains:
- a CDS encoding cytochrome c, translating to MKKAMLISVLLLCSGQAQAMELPDADSKGARLFAARCSVCHALPHPKRLDWTHWRHMLRVMKRRMAERNITLPDEQWRRIAAY from the coding sequence GTTGATCAGCGTATTGCTGCTCTGCTCCGGGCAGGCGCAAGCCATGGAGCTGCCCGACGCCGACAGCAAAGGCGCCCGGCTCTTTGCTGCCCGCTGCAGCGTCTGCCATGCGCTGCCCCATCCCAAGCGGCTCGACTGGACCCACTGGCGCCATATGCTGCGGGTGATGAAACGGCGCATGGCCGAACGCAACATCACCCTGCCCGACGAGCAGTGGCGCCGCATCGCCGCCTAC